One window from the genome of Candidatus Chlorohelix allophototropha encodes:
- a CDS encoding glycosyltransferase family 2 protein, whose amino-acid sequence MPVYNEKDTIREIVKRVEAVSIRKEIIITDDCSTDGTRNILKEMEREYTAHLESDPNNRVRFLYHDKNMGKGAALRTGFSNIATESTVVVVQDADLEYDPNDYEALLKPIADGYADVVYGSRFKGPGRAFMFWHMVANKLLTLLTNILYNTILTDMETCYKMFRSDVIRGVNLRANRFDFEPEITAKILKQKLKVYEVPIHYYGRDYAEGKKIGLKDAFEAVFALIKYRFKD is encoded by the coding sequence ATACCAGTTTATAACGAGAAAGATACTATCCGCGAAATAGTAAAACGGGTGGAAGCAGTTTCAATTCGTAAGGAAATCATTATAACCGATGATTGCTCCACCGATGGAACACGAAATATCCTGAAAGAAATGGAGCGCGAATACACCGCACACCTTGAATCTGACCCTAACAACCGAGTGCGCTTTTTGTACCACGACAAAAATATGGGGAAGGGCGCGGCGTTACGTACCGGTTTTAGCAATATTGCAACTGAATCTACTGTAGTTGTAGTTCAAGATGCCGACCTCGAATATGACCCCAATGATTACGAGGCGCTTTTAAAACCTATTGCTGATGGCTATGCTGATGTGGTTTATGGTTCGCGCTTTAAGGGACCTGGTAGAGCCTTTATGTTCTGGCACATGGTTGCCAATAAATTACTCACCCTGCTTACCAATATCTTGTACAATACAATCCTGACCGATATGGAAACCTGCTACAAGATGTTTCGCTCTGATGTAATTCGGGGAGTCAACTTAAGGGCAAACCGCTTTGATTTTGAGCCGGAAATTACCGCCAAGATTCTAAAACAAAAACTTAAAGTATATGAAGTGCCTATTCATTATTACGGGCGCGATTACGCTGAAGGTAAAAAAATCGGCTTGAAGGACGCTTTTGAAGCAGTTTTTGCTCTGATTAAATACCGCTTCAAAGATTAG
- a CDS encoding metal-dependent hydrolase family protein: MKLLNARLIDGKGELFERVDIELEGSHFDRISPSTEHASSDSANHQMSNIIDLEGKTVIPGLFNCHIHLAINPFVRLEDDSREPVSYRVLCAVKRAEAMLKAGITTARDLGGQDYSEMAVKRVINENLFPGPRLLVSGKVLTMTGGHGYWIGIEVDGNDEVRKAARLNLKMGADCIKMMATGGVMTPGVDPNNESLLEEELRAGFEEAHKAGKITASHAQGTSGIKNAIRAGVRTIEHGVYLDDEAVQMMVERGTFFVPTLAAPMQILEAGEEKGVPKYMVDKSMMVFEFHQRSVQMAYKAGVKIACGNDGGTPFNPQEDIYTEMRLLGEAGMSNMEVISAATSVSATAMKLDKVVGTVEAGKFADFVVLNGDPLINLSTIKTPHMVWKEGQRFL; encoded by the coding sequence ATGAAGTTACTCAACGCTCGTCTGATTGACGGAAAAGGAGAGCTTTTCGAACGAGTCGATATAGAGTTAGAAGGCTCTCATTTTGACCGGATAAGCCCATCCACAGAACATGCTTCCTCAGATTCAGCCAACCATCAAATGTCCAATATCATAGATCTGGAAGGTAAAACTGTAATTCCCGGTCTTTTCAATTGTCACATTCATCTCGCGATTAACCCCTTCGTGCGACTTGAAGATGATTCGCGTGAACCAGTTTCGTATCGGGTTCTTTGCGCGGTCAAACGCGCCGAAGCTATGCTCAAAGCCGGTATCACCACTGCACGTGACCTTGGTGGGCAGGATTATAGCGAGATGGCAGTTAAGCGTGTTATCAACGAAAACCTTTTTCCCGGTCCGCGTCTGTTGGTAAGCGGCAAGGTACTTACTATGACCGGAGGGCACGGTTACTGGATTGGAATTGAGGTGGACGGTAATGACGAAGTGCGTAAAGCCGCCCGCCTGAATCTTAAAATGGGGGCTGATTGTATCAAAATGATGGCTACCGGTGGGGTAATGACTCCGGGGGTTGACCCTAACAACGAGAGTTTGCTTGAAGAAGAATTACGCGCCGGATTCGAGGAAGCCCACAAAGCCGGGAAAATAACCGCCAGCCATGCGCAAGGCACAAGCGGAATCAAAAATGCCATTCGTGCCGGAGTACGCACTATCGAGCATGGGGTTTACCTTGACGATGAAGCGGTTCAAATGATGGTAGAGCGCGGCACTTTCTTTGTCCCAACCCTAGCAGCGCCCATGCAAATTTTGGAAGCAGGCGAGGAAAAGGGTGTTCCTAAATACATGGTGGACAAAAGCATGATGGTTTTCGAGTTCCACCAGCGCAGTGTGCAAATGGCGTACAAAGCGGGGGTTAAAATCGCTTGTGGTAATGATGGCGGCACGCCCTTCAACCCGCAAGAAGATATTTATACCGAGATGCGCTTGCTCGGTGAAGCCGGAATGAGCAATATGGAAGTTATTAGTGCCGCTACTTCGGTTTCGGCAACCGCTATGAAACTGGATAAAGTAGTGGGTACGGTTGAAGCCGGTAAATTTGCCGATTTCGTGGTATTGAATGGTGACCCATTAATCAATTTGTCCACCATCAAAACTCCGCATATGGTCTGGAAAGAAGGGCAACGCTTTCTCTAA
- a CDS encoding DMT family transporter, whose protein sequence is MTIELELDNRIGTTSGLAGFWRKIRWDALLVFLTVIWGSTFLLVQNSIKLVEPFSFLSMRFTIATLALAIIFRKRLVRITRRELVTGSIIGVFVFAAFALQTVGLQFTTTSKAGFITGLYVPLVPIMAIFLLRHFPAPLIWLGVFFSTLGMGLLSINDNFNLDFGIGELLVLGCAVACALHIVTVSKFAPKADAINLTTVQIGVTALLSLASVFISGEPLVIAPAPAWGSALFMGLIATAFALSVMNRAQQFISSTRATLIYALEPAWAGLFGVVIAGETLSFPAMMGCLLIFAGMVVSGIGESIKSK, encoded by the coding sequence ATGACCATCGAACTGGAGCTTGATAACAGGATCGGAACTACTTCTGGCTTGGCGGGATTCTGGCGCAAAATCCGCTGGGATGCGCTGCTGGTTTTTCTGACTGTAATTTGGGGCAGCACTTTTTTACTGGTTCAAAATAGCATCAAGTTGGTCGAGCCTTTCAGCTTCTTGTCGATGCGTTTTACCATCGCGACGTTGGCGCTGGCGATAATTTTCCGCAAACGCCTTGTTCGGATAACTCGCCGGGAACTGGTTACAGGCAGTATCATCGGTGTGTTTGTATTTGCCGCTTTTGCTCTACAAACCGTAGGCTTGCAATTTACTACTACCAGCAAAGCGGGTTTTATCACGGGCTTGTATGTGCCACTGGTTCCAATAATGGCAATATTTTTGCTACGCCACTTTCCTGCTCCCTTAATCTGGCTTGGAGTCTTCTTTTCAACGCTCGGTATGGGCTTGCTGTCTATAAATGACAACTTTAACCTTGACTTTGGCATAGGTGAGTTGCTGGTGTTGGGTTGTGCTGTGGCATGTGCCTTACATATTGTAACTGTCAGCAAGTTTGCGCCTAAAGCCGATGCGATAAATCTGACAACCGTGCAAATCGGTGTTACTGCGCTGTTAAGTTTAGCTTCGGTGTTCATTTCCGGAGAGCCTTTAGTAATTGCTCCCGCTCCAGCGTGGGGTTCTGCGCTTTTTATGGGGCTTATCGCTACCGCCTTTGCTTTATCGGTAATGAATAGGGCGCAGCAATTTATCAGCAGCACCCGCGCTACCTTGATTTACGCGCTTGAACCGGCATGGGCAGGGCTGTTCGGAGTAGTAATAGCAGGCGAAACCTTGAGCTTTCCTGCTATGATGGGCTGCTTGCTCATTTTCGCCGGGATGGTAGTAAGCGGAATCGGGGAGAGTATCAAAAGCAAGTAA
- the rsmI gene encoding 16S rRNA (cytidine(1402)-2'-O)-methyltransferase, giving the protein MPLGTLYVVSTPIGNLEDITLRALRLLREVTLIAAEDTRHTRHLLNHFQIPTPTIAYHEHNKLTRLDSVLEKLNEGKDVALVSDAGTPCLSDPGWELVCACLERNIPVDAAPGAAAPLVALVLSGFSPRDFTYAGFPPRQKRELRDWLAHFKPELQQRPLICFEAPHRLLALLETAFEVWGECSVAACRELTKLHQEVRREKLSSTIAHFQEIAPRGEFTLVFAEPEIMPTPVQALSEEEILEKLRSLKTTGLRARAAVEHISQELGLPHRKVYDLWLKL; this is encoded by the coding sequence AGATATTACCCTACGTGCCTTACGTCTCCTGCGTGAAGTGACTTTGATTGCGGCGGAAGATACCCGCCATACTCGCCACTTGCTCAACCATTTCCAGATTCCTACTCCCACTATTGCTTATCATGAACATAATAAACTGACTCGGCTGGATAGCGTTCTCGAAAAGCTAAACGAGGGTAAAGACGTAGCATTGGTTTCGGACGCTGGTACTCCCTGTCTGAGTGACCCCGGTTGGGAATTGGTGTGCGCCTGTTTGGAACGAAATATACCTGTTGATGCTGCGCCCGGTGCGGCTGCCCCGTTGGTGGCGCTGGTTCTGAGTGGGTTTTCACCCCGCGATTTTACCTATGCCGGGTTTCCACCACGTCAGAAAAGAGAGTTGCGTGATTGGCTGGCACATTTCAAACCGGAATTACAGCAACGCCCCCTGATTTGTTTTGAAGCGCCGCATCGCTTGCTTGCTCTTTTGGAAACTGCGTTTGAAGTTTGGGGAGAATGTTCGGTGGCAGCTTGTCGTGAATTGACCAAACTGCATCAGGAAGTGCGCCGTGAAAAGCTCTCCTCTACTATTGCGCATTTTCAAGAAATAGCCCCGCGCGGAGAATTTACGCTGGTTTTCGCCGAGCCGGAAATCATGCCTACCCCTGTACAAGCTCTAAGTGAGGAAGAGATTCTGGAAAAGTTACGGTCGTTAAAAACAACCGGACTTCGGGCAAGAGCAGCGGTTGAGCATATTTCGCAAGAACTGGGCTTACCGCATCGCAAGGTATATGATTTGTGGCTCAAGCTCTGA